The sequence GACGTTGTTGCATGCGCGCTTCGACTTGCCCTATGGCCAAGCGCTGCTCCTGGCGACGCCTGGATATGCCGTGGCTGTGGTGTTGGTCTGGTTGCTCTTTCGCCAAAGCTGGCAGGCGGGATACAGCACCCTGGCCTCTCAACTCTCCGATGCCCATGGGTCTTGAGTCATGAACCCCAGGTCCGAGGCCGGTCCCATGCGCCCTAGGGCCAATGAAGCCGCAATTCAGGTGCAGCAGCACAGTCTGCGCTCCAGGCTCGGACTTGTCGTCTTGGTGTTGGCCGTTGGCCTGGGGGTGAGTTGGTTTGGTGTGGGCCATGTCCTTTTGGCCCTGCGATCGATCTTTGACTGGACGGACATCAGCCTGCTGTTGCGCTGGTCTGGCCTGTTGCTCTTGGTGTTAATCCCGACGGCTGGGATCTATTCGCTGGTCACGCAATTTGCCTTTTGGGAGGGCTGGTTGGATGGACTCCCTGAACCAACGGTCCTTTTCCCCGAGACTCCTGCAGCGAAGGAGCACCGCTGCTTTGTGGTCTACCTCGATGGGATCCACCAGTTGGAGCGGGATCATCCGCCAAGGGTCTCAGCCTTTCTTCAACTCCTGGATCAGCAGCTCAATGGCTCCACCCGACTGGTGAAGGGGTTAGAGGCCTACACCGTTCTGCCCGTGGCCCTTGCCCAAGACCTCGGTAGTGCCTGGTTCTGGCGCCGATTGTTTGCGTTGCAAGAAGAGCATCCCAACGGCTGGATCCAGTTGCTGGCCGCTGTCTTGGTTCAAGCCAACAACGTCATCAAGGTTGGGATTTCATCGGATCATCGCTACGGCCCGATCATGAACTACGAGCTCTCCCTCAAGATTGCGTTGCGCTTGGGAGAGGTCGGCTTCAGGCCGGATCAGGGCCAACGGGTCGTTCTTGTGGGATATAGCGGTGGAGCAGAGATGGCGATGGGGGTGGCGGAGTACCTGCGTCGCATTTGCCGGGCACCGGTGAGCATCGTCAGCTTCTGTGGCGTGTTCAGTGGCAACCAACTGTTGAACCAGCTTTCGAAAATCACGATGATTGTTGGCAGTCGTGACCCAGTGGCGGCCTTTGGTCGCATTGCCTATCCGGGGCGATCGCCGTTGCTTCCCCTCTCCAATTGGAATCGAGCGCTGAAGTGCTCCTGCATCGAACGGCGCGAGATTGACGGGATGAACCACAATGGTCTGAAGGGACCGTTTGCCGAATTGCATCGGCAGGATGTCGTCCAGCAGATCGTTCTGGCGATTGAGTCAGAGGAGGAGGGCCTGCTGGGCTAAGCGGAACGGACTGCTCTGGGGTTGGCAGGCTTTCAGGCGGCGTTGAGCATCCCGCCTGGTCTCGCCAAAACAAAATCCGTCGTGGGGCAAAGCCGTGATCGCTTGGCAGTAGCGCTGCAGCGCCCTTTGTTGAAACTCATGCTGCGGGTTCAGCTGCTGTTGCAACCGCCGGGCCCGATGCAGCAGCCGTTCGCGCCAGATGCCGCCGAGCAGGCAGGGAAAGAGATCGCAGCGTCCATCCAAGGCCTGTTGCAACACCGCTGAGCTATCGATGCAGAACCCCAAGGCGCCATAGCCCCCAAGCCAGAGGCCATCGTCTTCGCTCTCCTGGTTATGGATCAACGCCACGAGCTCGCAGAGATCCATGACGTCCAGGAGACGTTCACCCTCGAACGGCTCACCGAAGTAGCGGATTGTTCCATTATCACGGTCGTTTTGCCAGGGACGATGCAGATCGTTCAGCGCTTCCCAACCGCAAAGCCCCTCTGTTCCCTGGTAGTACTGCAGGCGAAGGAGATCCTCGCCTTTTCGCCATTCCAGCTCCAGGCAGCTGTGGGGGAGCAAGCTTTGAATCTCCTGCCCGTCGTCCCCTAAGAGCCCCGTACGGATGGGCAATGCCAAAGGCACCTGACTCCAGCCTGGCGTGGGTTGACCTGACTTCGGCAGACTTGCACCCAGGCCAAAACTGGCCACGCTCGCGCGCAACTGAGCACGCAGCATCCAGCCGCTTTGCTGCAACTGCTCGAACCAGCTCCTGCAGCTGCTCGCTCCATCGATCTGCCATGGAACGCCCCCCAGTCCATTGGCGGAGAGACGATTCAGGACGCGGGCGGTCAGGGCATTGCGTTGCCGTTCGCCAGCTGACTGTTCATGGTTGAGACCAATGTTGTGCCAGATCAGCCCACCGCTCAAGTGCCCGGCATCCGCGGAGTCTCCGTTGGCTTCTGCTGGATCTGAGAGTCCGGGATCAAGCCGTAACAGTTGCTCCAGGCTGGTGGGGAGGTTGACCTCTGGTGCCCCACGCCAACGCCCAATCGCCCCGCTCTCCTCCGGCAAGAGGTGGGGGAGTCCATCGGCCACAGCCCCGAGCAGGGCTGGAGTCAGCAATTCGCGCTCCACGAGTCCTCCAAGGGACTGAACCCGTTGCGGTAAGTCCGCTGGAGCTAACTTCCACCCCTTGGGCAGAAGCCAGAGCAGTGGCAGCAAGCGGGGCCTGTGGAGCTGGTGCGCCAAGCGTTTGAGCCAATCCGATCGGGTCAAACCGGAGCGAAAGACGCTTTGCTCGAGGGCTTCTTCAAAGGCGAGCAGGGGAACGCCGCAGGTCCACTCCGGATCCAGTTGCAGAGGATCGGTGACGGAGAAGAGGGGAGAGCCAGGAGCCATGTTGCGGCCCATCTCCCCCCATCCTGCAGAGGCTCGTCCTAGACGGCTACCAGGCCGGAGTGACGGATCAGGGCATCGCTTCTGGGTTGACGACCACGGAAGCACTCAAACACCTGTTTGGGATCGAGGCTTCCCCCCAGGCTGAGGACCGTGTTTCGGAAGCGGCGACCCGTTTCGCGAATTTGCTCCTCGTTCTCCAGTCCAACCTCTTCAAAGGCGCCAAAGGCGTCGGCACTCAAGACCTCCGCCCACTTGTAGGAGTAGTACCCGGCTGCATAGCCCCCCGCAAAAATGTGACCGAAGGCGCAGAGGAAGGCGTCCTCGTCGATGGGGGTTAACACGGATGTGGTGGTGGCAATCTCTCGCCTGAGAGCCTCTGGACTCACGCCGGAGTGAGGTTGCCATTGGCTGTGCAAGCGCAAGTCCACCAGGGCAAAGTGCACCTGCCGCAGGGTCGCCGAACCCCCCATGAAGGTTCGCGCGGACAGCAACTTGGTGTACTCAGCCTCCGGTAGGGGTTCACCGGTCTTCCAGTGCCGGGCCATCCCCATCAAGGTGGCGCGGTCGTAGCACCAGTTCTCCATGAACTGGCTGGGCAGCTCAACGGCGTCCCACTCGACACCATTGATGCCGGCGGCTTGAGGGTGCTCCACGCTGGTGAGCATGTGCTGGAGGCCATGCCCGAATTCGTGGAAGAGGGTTTCGACCTCGTCAAAGGTCATCAGGCTCGGTGTGTCCCCGACTGGTGCACTCTGGTTGCAGATCAGGTAGGCCACCGGCAGGACCGAGCTGCCGTCATCGCGCTTGGAGCGCACAAGGCATTCATCCATCCAGGCTCCGCCACGCTTTGTCCCGGGACGGCTGTAGGGATCGAGGTAGAACCCGGCGATGGCCTCGCCCTGCTCCAGGATTCGGAAGAAACGCACATCCGGATGCCAGATCGGCGCGTCCCCATCGGCCGCTTCGATACTGATCCCGAACAGCCGTTCGCTCAGGGCAAAGAGCCCATCGAGGACCTGGGGTAGAGGGAACCAGGGGCGAAGGGCTTCGCTGTCGAGCTCGAAACTCTCCTGGCGAAGAATCTCAGACCAGTAACTGATGTCCCAGGCCTGGAGCTCCGCTGCCTCAGAAGCCCCATGGGCTTGGGCGCAGGCGGCCAGGGCCTGTAATTCCCGTTGCGCGATCGGATAGGCCGCGCTGCGCAGGTCCTCCAGTAGCGCTTCGACCGACTGCTCAGAGTCGGCCATTTTTGAGGCAATGCTGAGCTCCGCCCAGTTGGCAAATCCCAGACGCTCAGCCTGTTGCCGTCGCAGGGTCAGGATCTCTTCGATCAAGGGCCAGTTGTTGAGATCGCTGCCGTTCTGACCCGATGCCCTGCTGATGTGGGCCTTGTAGACCTGCTCCCGCAGGTCACGCCTGCGGCTGTATTTCATGAACGGGACATAGCGAGGCATGTCGAGCCCCATGAGCCATGGACCCTCCTCGGCGCTGGCGCTCTGATCACCGGCCTGGCGGGCCGATTGGGCTAGCTGCTCCAGCAGGCTCGCCGGTAGTCCTATGACCTGGTCGGCTTCGGTTAGGCGCAGGGTCCAGTTGTTGGTGGCATCCAGAACGTGGTTACCGAAGCGGGTCGAGAGCTCAGCCAAGGTCTGACTGGTGGCGTTAAAGGCCTCTTTAGTGGCTCCACTTAGACCGACACCACGCAGCTGCATGTCCCGCAGTTCTGCGTCCAGAATTCGTTGTTGCGTGCCATCGAGTTCTGATCGCCGTTCCTGCAGCTGCTTGAGGGCCCGATAGATCACCTGGCTTTGGCCAGCGCGGTTGCCGAATTGAACAACCGCCGCCTGCTGGCTGGCATGGGCATCGCGCAGTTCAGGGCTGTTGCAGACCCCATTCAGGTGACTGACCACACCCCAGCTCCAACGCAACCGTTCACCGAGTCGCTGGAGGGGAGCGATGACGTCGTTCCAGCTGAGTGCCAGGTCCTGATCCAGCTTCTGGCTTAGGGCTTCCTCCAGTGCTCCCAGCTCAGAGTCCAGGGACTGCATCAGTCCGGGGATGTGTTCGCTGACAGCCTCGGGAGTGATGGCCTCGAAGTTCGGCAGCCCCTCGCCGCGGAGGATCTCCGGCCGAGTGGTGGCGGTGGCGGCGCTGCTTACAGTCATTGGGGCTGAGGCAATGGGCCTGTGATCAGCCCATTTCAGCCCAGTTGCAGACCCAGGCGGGGATCAGCCGAGGGCGGGTAGCCGAAGGGCAACCACGGCGTGTTGCGCGAGGTTGTTGGAAAGGGCTGTTGTGCTCGCCTCGTAGAGATCAATCGCCAAGCGGGGCCAGAAGCCAATGACCAGGGTCGGGACCAGCAGGGTCAGGCCAATCATTAATTCCCTGGGCTTCATGTCGCCAAGCACTGCCAGTGCGGGGATCCGTGGGCCAAAGAACACCCGTCGGCAGAGGCTCAACAGGTAAATGGGGGTAAGAACCACTCCGATGGCGGCCAGGACAACGGCGATCACCCGGAAGCCGACCGTGAAGCTGTCGTTGCTGGTGACGCCGAGAAACACCGTGATTTCACTGACGAAACCGCTCATGCCCGGCAGGGCAAGGGAGGCCAGGGAGCTGGCGACAAAGAAGGCAAAGGTGATCGGCAGAACCTTGGCCAGGCCACCCATGTTGGGGATCGAGAGGGTCTTGGTGCGTTCGTAGAAAACACCGGTGACGAAAAACATCGCTGCGGCGATCAGCCCGTGGCTGATCATCTGCAGCATCGCCCCGCTCATGCCAAGGCTGTCGATTGCTCCGATGCCGAGGAGCACAAAGCCCATGTGACTGACGGAGCTGCAGGCGATCCGTCGTTTGACGTTGTCCTGTGCGAAGGCATTGAGGGCCCCATAGACGATGTTGACGATGCCCAGGACAATGAGAGCCGGAGCCAATTGCACGTGTGCCTCAGGCAGCATCTGCACGTTGAAGCGCAGCAGGGCATACCCCCCCATCTTCAGCAGCACCCCCGCCAGAAGCATCGAAACCGGTGCATTGGCTTCACCGTGGGCATCGGGGAGCCAGGTGTGGAGCGGGAACATCGGCAGCTTCACACCGAAGCCGACCAGGAAGCCCAGATAACAGAGCAGGCCGAAGACACCCCCGGGGGAGCGGGCGATGAGTTCGCTCAGGTTGAGGGTGAAGGGGCCATTGAGGGCAAGGGCAAGGCCGCTGAGAAGAATCAGCAGTGACGCTGTGGCGGTGTAGAGGATGAATTTCGTGGCGGCGTATTGACGCTGTTGGCCGCCCCAGATGGCAATGAGGAGGTAGACCGGAACCAGCTCCAGCTCCCAGGCCAAGAAGAAGAGCAGGAAGTCTTGGGAGAGGAACACCAAGGCTTGGGCTGATGCCTGGACCAGAAGCAGAGCGAAGTAGAGCCGCGTCTTTTTCTGGATGTTCCAACTCGCTGCCACCGAGAGCAACGTGACCAGTCCAGAAAGAACCACAAGCGGTGCTGAGAGCCCATCGGTGGCCAGGGACCACTCCAGTCCGAGGGATGGGACCCAGGCAAAACGCTCAACCAACTGCAGCCCAGCGATCGAACCGTCGTAATGCTGGCTGTAGACGTAGAGCATCAGCCCCAGATCAGCCAAAAGCGTGATCAGGGCAACGGTCCGAGGGAGTTTGGGATCGGTGCCATCTCCCGGGAGGAGCATCACCAGCGGAGCGATCGCGACTGGCAGCAGAGCGATCAGGCTCAGCCAAGGGAACGTGGTGGGCGCCGCCGCCAGGATGCCATCGGCTAGGGCGGAGTCACCAAATGCTGAGCCTGGAAGCGCAGCGGACGCGGCCATCAGGGGCAGGTTGGCGTCCATCGCGTACACGGCTTTTGGATGTCTTCGGTGATATCCCGTATCTGGGTCCAGCCCTCAGGGGACTCAACCCTCCTCCTACGGGAGGTGCCTATTGGCAATCAAATCTACCAGCGAGACAGATCTGCCCTAGGCATTTCTACCCAGGGTTCAACCCCTAGGAAGGCAGGTGGTCCCAGCGGCTCCCGCCCTGGTGGAGTTGCAGAACTTGAGAGCGCGAGGCAACGCCGGCACCCTCCCAGGCCCGCACCATCGTTTTGCTGACCGCCACAGTGGATTCCTCTGGGCAAAGCGCCAGGATGCTTGGCCCGGCGCCGCTGATGACGCAGCCCCAGGCTCCTGCACCCATGGCTGCATTGCGGACCTCCTGGCCCCCTTGGATCAGGCCCCAGCGATAGGGCTCATGGATGCGGTCGTGCATGCCATCGGCGATGAGGTCGCCGTTTCCGGTCCGCAGGCCCTGCAGCAGCAGGGTCAGGCAACCCAAGTTGGTGACCGCATCCGGGATGGAGATGGCCTTCGGCATGACCCGCCGGGCTTCGCTGGTGGATAGGCGGATCGCAGGAATGGCGACCACCACCATCACCTTGGGGTCCCACTCACAGCGCACGACCCTCCAGCGATGGGATGCTGCCCGCGCCGTCAAGCAGAGGCCTCCCAGCAAAGAAGGAACCACGTTGTCGGGGTGCCCCTCAATGTCAATGGCGAGCTCAAGCAGCTTCTCGCGGCTGAGCTTCTCGCCGATCAGGGCGTTGGCTCCCATCAATCCAGCCACGATCGCAGTGGCACTGCTTCCGAGTCCCCGGGCGGGGGGGACCGCTAGGCGAACCCGTGCCTCGACAGCAATCGGTTCTTCACCTGCCTCCTTCCAAACCCGCTGAGCGGCGCGATAGATGAGGTTGTCGGGGCCTCCGCGAAGGTGGGATCCCTCGCTGCCTTCAATCACCAGTTCAAACCGCTCGCCACTGCCTTCGATGCAGCGCATCTCGAAGCGGTTATTCAGATCGAGGGCTGCTCCAAGGCAATCAAAACCGGGACCCAAGTTGGCTGTTGTGGCGGGGACATCCACCACAACCCCCTGTCCAATGCGGGGGCGGGCCATGCGCTCTGTTCTGCTGGGCTCAGTGTCCCACTCAGGCGTTCAGATGCCGGGCCCGGCAGGCGGCGCTGAAGAGCCCTGTCTCTCCATCGACCAAGGCATGGACTGGGATTTGTTCCACCACTGGGCTGAGACGTCCTTTGTTGAGGAAGGGGCGGAGGAACCGCTCTGACCTCAGTTCATCGAGCAACTTGCCCGCTGTTCCTCCTCCCACCCAGAGACCGCCATAGCAAAGGCTCTGTAGAGCCAGATCCCCAGCACAGCTGCCGTAGGCCTCCAGCCAGAGATCCAAGGCCGCGCGGGCGAGGGGATCACCGCCGCCCGCCGCCGCCGCTGTGGCCGCTGGAAGCTCGGTGTCTGCGGTGCCCATCAAGGCGTGGTTGCGCCCATCGGGATGGGTCGCCAGGTGCCAGCGCATCACATCCCCCAACCCTGTGCCGCTGACGATCCGTTCGATCGAGAGGCGCGGGAGGTTCAGCTCGGCCATCAGCCAGCGCTTGAGTTGCCACTGCTTTTCGTTGCAGGGGGCGAACTCGCCGTGGGAGGCCTCGCTGGCCATGGCCTGCAAGCCGCTGGCCGTTGGAATTCCCACGGCGACCCCGAGGCCAGTCCCAGCACCGAGGATGGCAATGGGAGCCTTCGGGTCCGGCTGACCGCCAGAAGGGTCCCGCAGGGTCGTTTGTTGTTCGGGCTGCAGATGCGGTAGCCCGTAGATCAAGACCGCAAAGTCATTGACCAGCTCGACGGCCTTGAGCTGGCAGTCCCGCGCTAGTCGTTCCTCCTCCAGGAGCCAGGGCAGGTTGGTGAGCTTGACGCGTCCCTGCCGGACCGGTCCAGCAATGGCAAAGCAGGCCTGCTGCGGGCGCGCGAAGGTCTGGGCTTGGCCTTCGAGGAAGTGGTTGACCAGGGCTGAGAAATCAGGCCAATCGGCGGAGACGTAGCGCTGGCTCGCGCGCTGGATCAGCGCCGTTCCTTCGAGGCTGTACAGCCCGAGAAGTGTCTTGGTGCCGCCGATATCGCCGGCTAGAAGCGTGGTCATCGAGGATCAGCAGGGACTGATCTTGAGCCCCGCTCCCCGATCTTGATTCGCCGCTTGAGCAGCGGCCACAAGGGTGTCAAAGGCGATGCTGCCGAGGTCTCCATCCCGGCGGCTGCGGAGGCTGATGGTCCCACCTTCGGCTTCCTTGGCGCCGATCACCCCTAGGACGGGGATCTTCATCTGTTCGCCGTTGCGAATCAGCTTGCCCAGTCGATCACCGGAGTGGTCGACGCTGGCCCGGACTCCAGCCGCTTTCAAGCCTGCGGCAACGGATTCGGCGTAGTCGCGCACCTCATCAGTCACCGGCAGTAGACGGATCTGTTCGGGCGCAAGCCAGAAGGGGAAGTCGCCGGCGTAGTTCTCGGTCATGATCCCGAAGAACCGTTCCAGCGAGCCAAAGATGGCGCGGTGGATCATGATCGGCCGCTGCCTTGAACCGTCGGCGGCGACGTAGTTCAGGTCGAAGCGCTCCGGCAGGTTGAAGTCCAGCTGGATCGTGGAGCATTGCCACATCCGGCCAATGGCGTCCTCGATCTTGAGGTCAATCTTCGGTCCGTAGAACGCACCGCCTCCTTCATCGATTTTGTAGTCCCAGCCTTTGCGCTCCAGCGCTTCGATCAGGCCCTGGGTCGCTAGATCCCAGACCGCGTCTTCACCGATGGATTTCTCGGGACGGGTCGAGAGGTTGATTTCGTAGTTCAGGAAATCGAAGGTCGAGAGGATCTGTTCGGTCAGATTCAAAATCGCCAGGATCTCGTCGCTGATCTGCTCAGGGAGGCAGAAGACGTGGGCGTCGTCCTGGGTGAAGCCGCGGACGCGCATCAGTCCATGCATGACCCCGGGGCGCTCATAGCGGTAGACCGTCCCCAGCTCGGCCCAGCGGATCGGTAGTTCGCGGTAACTGCGCAGGGTGCTGGCGTAGGTCAGCACGTGGAAGGGGCAGTTCATGGGCTTGAGCTGGTATTCCCGCTCATCCACCTGCATCGGGCCGAACATCGACTCGCTGTAGAAGTCGAGGTGCCCGGAGGTCTTCCAGAGGCTGATGTCTGCGACGTGGGGGGTATAGAGCAGCTCGTAACCGGCGTTGAAGTGAAGCTCTCGCCAGAGGTTCTCGATCAACAGGCGCATGCGGGCGCCGCGGGGGTGCCAGAACACCAAGCCGGCACCGGCTTCGTCTTCTATCGAGAACAAATCGAGGTCGGTGCCGATTCGCCGGTGATCCCGTCGCTTGGCTTCTTCCTGCCTGCGCTTGTACTCGCTGAGCTGCTCTGGGGTTTCCCAAGCGGTCCCGTAGATCCGCTGAAGCTGGGCCTTGTTCTCATCGCCGCGCCAGTAAGCACCGGCGACGCTCTCGAGGTCGAAGGCTTTGGCGTTGAGGTCTTTGGTGTTGCTGACGTGGGGGCCGGCACAGAGATCCCACCACTCCTCCCCGAGGGTGTAGAGGGTGATGGG is a genomic window of Synechococcus sp. A10-1-5-1 containing:
- a CDS encoding alpha/beta hydrolase codes for the protein MNPRSEAGPMRPRANEAAIQVQQHSLRSRLGLVVLVLAVGLGVSWFGVGHVLLALRSIFDWTDISLLLRWSGLLLLVLIPTAGIYSLVTQFAFWEGWLDGLPEPTVLFPETPAAKEHRCFVVYLDGIHQLERDHPPRVSAFLQLLDQQLNGSTRLVKGLEAYTVLPVALAQDLGSAWFWRRLFALQEEHPNGWIQLLAAVLVQANNVIKVGISSDHRYGPIMNYELSLKIALRLGEVGFRPDQGQRVVLVGYSGGAEMAMGVAEYLRRICRAPVSIVSFCGVFSGNQLLNQLSKITMIVGSRDPVAAFGRIAYPGRSPLLPLSNWNRALKCSCIERREIDGMNHNGLKGPFAELHRQDVVQQIVLAIESEEEGLLG
- a CDS encoding M3 family metallopeptidase, translating into MTVSSAATATTRPEILRGEGLPNFEAITPEAVSEHIPGLMQSLDSELGALEEALSQKLDQDLALSWNDVIAPLQRLGERLRWSWGVVSHLNGVCNSPELRDAHASQQAAVVQFGNRAGQSQVIYRALKQLQERRSELDGTQQRILDAELRDMQLRGVGLSGATKEAFNATSQTLAELSTRFGNHVLDATNNWTLRLTEADQVIGLPASLLEQLAQSARQAGDQSASAEEGPWLMGLDMPRYVPFMKYSRRRDLREQVYKAHISRASGQNGSDLNNWPLIEEILTLRRQQAERLGFANWAELSIASKMADSEQSVEALLEDLRSAAYPIAQRELQALAACAQAHGASEAAELQAWDISYWSEILRQESFELDSEALRPWFPLPQVLDGLFALSERLFGISIEAADGDAPIWHPDVRFFRILEQGEAIAGFYLDPYSRPGTKRGGAWMDECLVRSKRDDGSSVLPVAYLICNQSAPVGDTPSLMTFDEVETLFHEFGHGLQHMLTSVEHPQAAGINGVEWDAVELPSQFMENWCYDRATLMGMARHWKTGEPLPEAEYTKLLSARTFMGGSATLRQVHFALVDLRLHSQWQPHSGVSPEALRREIATTTSVLTPIDEDAFLCAFGHIFAGGYAAGYYSYKWAEVLSADAFGAFEEVGLENEEQIRETGRRFRNTVLSLGGSLDPKQVFECFRGRQPRSDALIRHSGLVAV
- a CDS encoding NAD(P)H-quinone oxidoreductase subunit 4; this encodes MDANLPLMAASAALPGSAFGDSALADGILAAAPTTFPWLSLIALLPVAIAPLVMLLPGDGTDPKLPRTVALITLLADLGLMLYVYSQHYDGSIAGLQLVERFAWVPSLGLEWSLATDGLSAPLVVLSGLVTLLSVAASWNIQKKTRLYFALLLVQASAQALVFLSQDFLLFFLAWELELVPVYLLIAIWGGQQRQYAATKFILYTATASLLILLSGLALALNGPFTLNLSELIARSPGGVFGLLCYLGFLVGFGVKLPMFPLHTWLPDAHGEANAPVSMLLAGVLLKMGGYALLRFNVQMLPEAHVQLAPALIVLGIVNIVYGALNAFAQDNVKRRIACSSVSHMGFVLLGIGAIDSLGMSGAMLQMISHGLIAAAMFFVTGVFYERTKTLSIPNMGGLAKVLPITFAFFVASSLASLALPGMSGFVSEITVFLGVTSNDSFTVGFRVIAVVLAAIGVVLTPIYLLSLCRRVFFGPRIPALAVLGDMKPRELMIGLTLLVPTLVIGFWPRLAIDLYEASTTALSNNLAQHAVVALRLPALG
- the thrB gene encoding homoserine kinase — translated: MARPRIGQGVVVDVPATTANLGPGFDCLGAALDLNNRFEMRCIEGSGERFELVIEGSEGSHLRGGPDNLIYRAAQRVWKEAGEEPIAVEARVRLAVPPARGLGSSATAIVAGLMGANALIGEKLSREKLLELAIDIEGHPDNVVPSLLGGLCLTARAASHRWRVVRCEWDPKVMVVVAIPAIRLSTSEARRVMPKAISIPDAVTNLGCLTLLLQGLRTGNGDLIADGMHDRIHEPYRWGLIQGGQEVRNAAMGAGAWGCVISGAGPSILALCPEESTVAVSKTMVRAWEGAGVASRSQVLQLHQGGSRWDHLPS
- the glk gene encoding glucokinase codes for the protein MTTLLAGDIGGTKTLLGLYSLEGTALIQRASQRYVSADWPDFSALVNHFLEGQAQTFARPQQACFAIAGPVRQGRVKLTNLPWLLEEERLARDCQLKAVELVNDFAVLIYGLPHLQPEQQTTLRDPSGGQPDPKAPIAILGAGTGLGVAVGIPTASGLQAMASEASHGEFAPCNEKQWQLKRWLMAELNLPRLSIERIVSGTGLGDVMRWHLATHPDGRNHALMGTADTELPAATAAAAGGGDPLARAALDLWLEAYGSCAGDLALQSLCYGGLWVGGGTAGKLLDELRSERFLRPFLNKGRLSPVVEQIPVHALVDGETGLFSAACRARHLNA
- the thrS gene encoding threonine--tRNA ligase, yielding MSHVMAMAVQRLFPKAQVTIGPWTENGFYYDFDNPDPFTEADLKAIKKEMIKLINKKLPLERLEVSRAEAERKIQAQNEPYKLEILAGIHEPITLYTLGEEWWDLCAGPHVSNTKDLNAKAFDLESVAGAYWRGDENKAQLQRIYGTAWETPEQLSEYKRRQEEAKRRDHRRIGTDLDLFSIEDEAGAGLVFWHPRGARMRLLIENLWRELHFNAGYELLYTPHVADISLWKTSGHLDFYSESMFGPMQVDEREYQLKPMNCPFHVLTYASTLRSYRELPIRWAELGTVYRYERPGVMHGLMRVRGFTQDDAHVFCLPEQISDEILAILNLTEQILSTFDFLNYEINLSTRPEKSIGEDAVWDLATQGLIEALERKGWDYKIDEGGGAFYGPKIDLKIEDAIGRMWQCSTIQLDFNLPERFDLNYVAADGSRQRPIMIHRAIFGSLERFFGIMTENYAGDFPFWLAPEQIRLLPVTDEVRDYAESVAAGLKAAGVRASVDHSGDRLGKLIRNGEQMKIPVLGVIGAKEAEGGTISLRSRRDGDLGSIAFDTLVAAAQAANQDRGAGLKISPC